The Amblyraja radiata isolate CabotCenter1 unplaced genomic scaffold, sAmbRad1.1.pri scaffold_596_ctg1, whole genome shotgun sequence DNA segment GCGGGCAAATTGGACGCGTTGACGAGGCATCTCGGTTAGCAGAGACGAATTGAGCCAAAGTGACAGATTCAGTgatgtatgattctataacttcTACGAGTAGTAGTTCAAATGACCTTTGCAAGCTGTtatagaatatgtgaatatgtgcgtaGAGCAAATTCTTAGCAGTTGGATGTGAATATTGGGAGAACAAACACTGATGGGAGCAAATGTATGTTGAACTATCGGTGTGGGTCAGAGGGTCACGGACGTACAAGTGCACGAATTGCACTCACTGGGAATTTAACCGCGTTCATCAGCTCAGCTCTGAATTTACTCTGGGTCACCACGTAAACacacgtgttggtgcaggtactGAGCAGCTGCAGGAACACCGACGTGACCcgtgtgatgtagtaataaccggTGGGGGTGTAGTCTACTCGCACCTTCGCAATAGATGTAAAGATGTAAAATATGGCCTGTGTTGCCCACAGCAATATGAAAGTGCCCGTGATACTGAAGAGTAAAACAATGGATTTCCTGCGGTTCTCCATCTCCGGATCCTTGTCATTCTCTCCGTTGCTGCGGCCCCGGAGACCCCTGCGGACTCTGCTGGCCGCTACAATCCGCCTGACCGTCAGCACATTGAGCAGCAGAATCAGAAAGAACGGGATACAAGGGGTTAGAACGCGGTGTGTGACACGATATGCGACCCATGCAGCCGACGTATAGTAGATGGGTTTGGTGGAGCAATCCCAGGGAAGATCATCAATTTCGTTCGCTGATTCGTACCTAAACCACTGAGGGACATTCTCCAAACAGCCCAGCACACTCACTGCCCCGATAATCACAGCCGCCGTTCTCTCAGTGCAATATCTTGTTTTCAGCTTCtcacaacaaatggccacaaaccgATCGAAGGTGAAGGCCACCGTCAGCCAGACAGAGACCGCGGTGGATGCAAAGACCAGGACTTCGGTGGTGGCGCACACGGGGGTAATGTTCAGCAACGAATATGGGAAGTGAATTTGAATAGTCTGACGCAGAAACGGATCGGTGATGCCGACCAGGAGATCAGACGCTGCCATGGCCATCATGTAgagagtgatgcatttggagaggcCGCATTTACCTCGATAGAGAATCACAATCGCCAACAAGTTTACTGTGAAGGAAAGAGGAAATATTAATGACAAAAGACCCGCACAAATGTATCTGAGTAACATTGTCTGATTGGAAGGTTTTCAAACTTGGCTGCGCTGATCAAATTACCTTTAGCCCCGACAGAGTTCAGAGACGACAGTCTTTGGACCACGGTGTCGACGCAACTCATCAAACACCAATGTATATTACGTTCACAGCTTTTAATTCT contains these protein-coding regions:
- the LOC116970166 gene encoding probable G-protein coupled receptor 139; protein product: MEESRARVNLLAIVILYRGKCGLSKCITLYMMAMAASDLLVGITDPFLRQTIQIHFPYSLLNITPVCATTEVLVFASTAVSVWLTVAFTFDRFVAICCEKLKTRYCTERTAAVIIGAVSVLGCLENVPQWFRYESANEIDDLPWDCSTKPIYYTSAAWVAYRVTHRVLTPCIPFFLILLLNVLTVRRIVAASRVRRGLRGRSNGENDKDPEMENRRKSIVLLFSITGTFILLWATQAIFYIFTSIAKVRVDYTPTGYYYITRVTSVFLQLLSTCTNTCVYVVTQSKFRAELMNAVKFPCETADALRDVWPLFVSEFDKSRDYE